The Deltaproteobacteria bacterium DNA segment TATAAGAACGCGCCGGATCGAGATCCTTTATAGTTAATGGAGTTATTCCTTGACGATTAGGGCCTGAAAAAACCGTAGCGCCACTAGGTTTTGAGAGCACAATTAGATTTGCTTTTGTTACTATTGCGGTCTCTGTTGAAGCCGGGGTAGTCACTGATGTTTTAATTGGACTAAGATTTACTGTAACCGTATGTTTTTGTTCACCATCTTTTAAAATAATTTTCTCAGTTACTGCATCGTAGCCATCTTTTATAACTTCAATAGCTAATGGCTGATTACGTTCAGAATAAGTAAAAGAAATTGGCGTAATACCTTTTACTACACCACCAATTTTTACTTGAGCACCAGTAGGTACAGATAATACTTCAATAATTGCTGGCCCTATTGGTAATACCGCGGTCGTGTTGGTGGTATTAGATGTAGTAGGCTGCGTTGATGGTTGGTTGGTTGCTGCAGTCGCCGATGTTGCAGTATTGACCGAAGGGGTTGCGTTAGCTGTTGGTACTGTAGTGTTTGCAGTCGTAGTATTGGCTGTATTACTTGCACCTGCTGGTTTTTTACCACCAATTGGCTCAAGCTTAATATCAATCACTGCAGATTCTGGACCTTCTAACTCAAACTTATAGATTTTTTCTTCATAACCTTTAGCTTTTGCATGTAGCGTATGCATGCCTAAAGTTACGTTTGAGCGCGTGATAGGTGTTTGCCCACCAATTGATTGGCCATCTAGCAACAATTCAATTTTTGTAGGGTCAGAAGTAATAACTAAGGTTCCAAGCTGTGTTGGAGGCGTCGTTAACGCAACAATTAATATACCTAAAACCGACAGTAAAACCGAAATACCAACAACTAAAAAACCGACATGGCTTTTAGGCTTATCTGGTTTGCGCTTAGCTTTTGATGATGTAGATCTTACCTCGACGCGCGGTGATGGCGTGTTGACTTCATACTCACCTGCTGTCATTCCTTCGCTTGTATCATCTAAACCCACAGAAGTGGCGGCATCATTAAAATCAGCACCATTGCCTAACGATTCAAAAATCATCGTTTTTTCAGCACGGGAATCCATGGTGCCATGTACTTCAAATGTATAATCACCCATACCTCCGAGATCTAATGGTCGCTGTACCTGCATGAATTCCTCCATGCGGTGACGCTCGCGTTCGATATCGTCGGTAAATTCAGTTTTAAGCAAAGCTGCTATACGCTTGGCATTAAAAATGGTGTTATCTTCAATAAGAAATTGCTGCAGATCGTCATGCAAATCGCTAGCCCAAGCATAACGCTCATCACGATCGCGCGATAAAGCTTTTAGCATAAGCCGTTCTAATGGTTCGCTAATAGCAGGGTTTAGCTGACTTGGAGGCGTGACCTCGGCGTTTCGTACTTTTTCTAAAGTCGAAAAGTCACTTTCACCAACAAACAAACGGTGTCCGGTGACCATTTCATACAACAAAATACCTACCGCAAAAACATCAGAACGATGATCAATTTCAAGACCGCGTACCTGTTCAGGAGACATATAACCAAATTTGCCTTTGAGAACGCCGGCTTGAGTTTTACTAGCGCGATCTTCAGCCTTAGCAATACCAAAATCGGTAATCTTTACCGCACCTTCAAAGCTAATAAGGATATTTTGCGGGCTGACATCACGATGAATTACATTTAATGGTCGACCAGTTGGATCAGTTTTGCGATGCGCGTAATCTAAACCTTCACATATCTTTGCAGCAATATAAGCCGCTGCCGGAATAGGTACTGTTTGCTGTCGTTTGCGATAACTATCAAGGATTTGCCGCAAATCCTTGCCAGATACGTACTCCATAGCAATGTAATACTGATTTTCAAATTTGCCGAGTTCGTATATCTGAATGATGTTGGCGTGCGATAACTGCACCGCAATTCGTGCTTCGTCGACAAACATGTTGATGAACTCATCATCATCAGCCATGTTCGGTAAAATACGCTTAATTGCTAATACGCGTTCAAATCCTTCAACACCAAAGGCTTTGGCCATAAACACTTCGGCCATGCCGCCAACGTTAATACGATCGACTAGTAAATACCTACCAAATTGAACGGGGCCACCCTTCATTATCATCCGCAATCTGCAGCCCTCATGATAAGAAGCTGTTGTCTAACTGTCAAAGCTATTCTAGCGTTTGTCATTATTATTACTCACTACATCTATTCCCTGTCGACTCGCAAGTACATAGTCCAGTATGCTATTAATTATGAACCTAAACGACATCCTTGCCGTCGCTTTACGTGGAAATGCCTCAGACATTCACTTAAAAGCAGGTTTACCGCCAATGTTTCGAGTTAACGGATTATTGGTGCCACTAAAAGATGCCGCGCGTCTACCACCTGAGGAAATTTCAGCGATGACCCTGGCTATCATGAATAACTTTCAAAAAGAAAAATTCCGTCAAGCCAGTGAACTCGATCTTGCCTATGGCGTACCTGGACTTGGTCGTTTTCGTGTTAATGTGTTTCAGCAAAGAGGTATTATTGGCGCTGTTTTTCGCGTAATTCCGCTAAAAATCCTCACTATAGAACAACTTGGTTTGCCAAAAGTTCTTGAACAAATTTCTATGGAGCAGCGCGGACTAATTTTAGTAACCGGCACTACTGGTTCAGGTAAATCGACAACTTTAGCGGCAATGATCGATCATATAAACACCAATCGTACAGCTCATATTCTTACTATTGAAGATCCTATCGAGTTTTTAGTTCGTGACAAACGATCGATCGTAAATCAACGAGAGATTGGTGTAGACACGAATTCTTTTGCGATAGCTCTTCGTAGCGCTCTGCGTCAAGACCCTGATGTAATTTTAGTCGGTGAAATGCGTGATCTTGAAACCATTGAAATCGCACTAACTGCTGCTGAAACCGGACATTTGGTTATGTCTACGGTGCACACACTTGATGCCACCGAAACAATTAACCGTATTGTTTCAGCTTTTCCACCCCATCATCAAAAAGCTGCAAGGTTGCAACTTGCCTCTGTACTGCGCGCAGTTATTTCACAACGTTTAGTTCCACGCGCTGATGGTCAAGGTCGTGTCGCTGCACTTGAAATCATGCGCAATACCGGCCGTATTCGCGAACTGATTGAAGAACCTGAACGAGCCAAAGAAATACCTGATGCAATTGCCTCTGGCACCACCACCTATGGCATGCAAACCTTTGATCAGTCATTAATGGCCCTCTTTCG contains these protein-coding regions:
- a CDS encoding type IV pilus twitching motility protein PilT produces the protein MNLNDILAVALRGNASDIHLKAGLPPMFRVNGLLVPLKDAARLPPEEISAMTLAIMNNFQKEKFRQASELDLAYGVPGLGRFRVNVFQQRGIIGAVFRVIPLKILTIEQLGLPKVLEQISMEQRGLILVTGTTGSGKSTTLAAMIDHINTNRTAHILTIEDPIEFLVRDKRSIVNQREIGVDTNSFAIALRSALRQDPDVILVGEMRDLETIEIALTAAETGHLVMSTVHTLDATETINRIVSAFPPHHQKAARLQLASVLRAVISQRLVPRADGQGRVAALEIMRNTGRIRELIEEPERAKEIPDAIASGTTTYGMQTFDQSLMALFRSNLISYEESLRQASNPDDFALRVSGVSATSDTTWDSFEKAPPLAAPASAATRGAPPSANAPLNIPTFSPSPAKTNTAAPAKTAVAPNKSPTAASGNKNNEPPAISIDEDLLIERF
- a CDS encoding serine/threonine protein kinase encodes the protein MKGGPVQFGRYLLVDRINVGGMAEVFMAKAFGVEGFERVLAIKRILPNMADDDEFINMFVDEARIAVQLSHANIIQIYELGKFENQYYIAMEYVSGKDLRQILDSYRKRQQTVPIPAAAYIAAKICEGLDYAHRKTDPTGRPLNVIHRDVSPQNILISFEGAVKITDFGIAKAEDRASKTQAGVLKGKFGYMSPEQVRGLEIDHRSDVFAVGILLYEMVTGHRLFVGESDFSTLEKVRNAEVTPPSQLNPAISEPLERLMLKALSRDRDERYAWASDLHDDLQQFLIEDNTIFNAKRIAALLKTEFTDDIERERHRMEEFMQVQRPLDLGGMGDYTFEVHGTMDSRAEKTMIFESLGNGADFNDAATSVGLDDTSEGMTAGEYEVNTPSPRVEVRSTSSKAKRKPDKPKSHVGFLVVGISVLLSVLGILIVALTTPPTQLGTLVITSDPTKIELLLDGQSIGGQTPITRSNVTLGMHTLHAKAKGYEEKIYKFELEGPESAVIDIKLEPIGGKKPAGASNTANTTTANTTVPTANATPSVNTATSATAATNQPSTQPTTSNTTNTTAVLPIGPAIIEVLSVPTGAQVKIGGVVKGITPISFTYSERNQPLAIEVIKDGYDAVTEKIILKDGEQKHTVTVNLSPIKTSVTTPASTETAIVTKANLIVLSKPSGATVFSGPNRQGITPLTIKDLDPARSYMLKVVKEGYQDNELTVAMQGRSEVTVMAELDRDRKPTPVATVSKRPTPTNRDRDKHKDPKDKNKNKDKSKDKTKDKTKDNASAANPCTGTGAKLSVMAKGVADCKVTVGTAMLGVSPFFNKDAPIGKCKISIICPNGKKYNETRTLKAGGREKLIIESDMWK